A window from Trinickia violacea encodes these proteins:
- a CDS encoding glutamate cyclase domain-containing protein has translation MTPTNDQITGERIDRLMTVEIRPLNGGLPAGFVVPMYQVCRAHHGEPLSSLAARKLSDTLFSGGIVFIATGAGTPPKLPHGETDGPVGAAVLARALILAFGVRVVLVTEDAHAAPVMAVAAVVNGELAEMGRAASVSTVCFPLGIERGREIAQALMEEYKPNAVIFVERDGPNQEGYFHGVRGDCRNPEDVGHVYLLAELARKRGVLTIGIGDGGNEVGFGAVRDAITAVHPLGGKSLAGHASGVVTVTATDIVVSASVSNWGAYAIAAALAARKGDLNVLHTPTLEHTLIDATVRAGARDGATSRAEVAVDGINWEGHTSFVELLRSIVTVSI, from the coding sequence ATGACACCAACGAACGACCAGATTACCGGTGAAAGAATCGACCGGTTGATGACAGTCGAAATCCGGCCCCTGAACGGAGGACTGCCCGCAGGGTTCGTCGTTCCGATGTATCAGGTGTGCCGTGCTCATCACGGCGAGCCCCTGAGCTCTCTCGCGGCGCGAAAGCTCTCTGACACATTGTTCAGCGGCGGTATTGTTTTCATCGCTACAGGAGCGGGAACGCCGCCCAAGCTGCCGCACGGCGAGACCGACGGGCCGGTCGGCGCAGCAGTGCTGGCCCGCGCGCTCATTTTGGCTTTTGGCGTCCGGGTCGTGCTCGTGACCGAAGACGCTCATGCCGCGCCGGTGATGGCTGTTGCGGCAGTAGTCAACGGCGAACTTGCGGAAATGGGCCGCGCGGCCTCCGTGTCGACCGTCTGTTTCCCGCTTGGGATTGAGCGGGGTCGAGAGATCGCGCAAGCCTTGATGGAAGAATACAAGCCCAACGCGGTCATCTTCGTTGAAAGAGACGGTCCGAACCAAGAAGGCTATTTCCATGGCGTCCGAGGTGACTGTCGAAACCCCGAAGACGTTGGGCACGTGTATCTGCTTGCAGAGCTGGCGCGCAAGCGCGGTGTGTTGACAATCGGCATCGGTGACGGCGGCAATGAAGTGGGATTCGGTGCCGTGCGCGATGCCATCACGGCCGTGCATCCGCTTGGCGGCAAATCCCTTGCGGGACACGCGTCTGGCGTTGTAACGGTGACGGCAACAGACATTGTCGTCAGCGCCTCGGTATCGAACTGGGGTGCTTACGCAATTGCCGCTGCGCTCGCAGCGCGCAAAGGGGACTTGAACGTGCTTCATACCCCGACGCTGGAACACACCCTCATCGATGCCACAGTGCGAGCCGGCGCCAGAGATGGGGCTACCTCGAGAGCGGAAGTCGCCGTCGACGGCATCAACTGGGAAGGACACACGTCGTTTGTCGAACTACTCAGAAGCATCGTTACGGTGTCCATCTGA
- a CDS encoding aminotransferase class I/II-fold pyridoxal phosphate-dependent enzyme: protein MSDVKEIDKAASPSGTAPEKTDSFGNPIDPTVGFARGSIIRSSIDEALRLRHGQAVAARRVQMLGAESIGVFTGNQRDFPIQPEDIATLCEEWVGPGLAAEELRQVAIGHMGGRSDDAVAIFNRTSAGIIATIAALADGKPVVSVVPPGGRSHASVVRGSKVAGVPVHEMQGDKAWLKVIESNRPALVVVTTVTSSLERLEDHITKEVIQYAHALGAKVFLDEAYGARLRTVLHGGQLSLQLDADISVTNCDKAGLSGPRAGVLVGRKELVTAAAAKGAEFGMEARAPIAAAVLRSLQKYEPDDLRQESAAGQKLADALEQKMGKALVQRSDLGPMVDEDSVLRVLLKMSGRPDVKPVVVPCEATSALGMVLLEDHGILTVNTHGQPGARVSLRLKPTLDALDRTGGFDAVVSAVMKSLDKVAALIHDRNAIAQLVLGK from the coding sequence ATGAGTGACGTGAAAGAAATTGACAAGGCGGCATCGCCCTCTGGTACCGCTCCCGAAAAAACGGACAGTTTTGGCAATCCGATTGACCCGACGGTAGGCTTCGCGCGCGGTTCTATTATTCGTTCGAGCATTGACGAAGCACTGCGATTGCGTCACGGTCAGGCCGTTGCTGCACGGCGCGTGCAGATGCTGGGCGCGGAATCGATTGGCGTGTTCACGGGAAACCAGCGAGACTTTCCCATCCAGCCTGAAGATATCGCCACACTGTGTGAAGAATGGGTGGGTCCTGGTCTGGCCGCCGAAGAACTTCGGCAGGTTGCAATCGGACACATGGGCGGCCGAAGCGACGATGCCGTCGCCATCTTCAACCGGACCAGCGCGGGCATCATCGCAACCATTGCTGCGCTTGCTGACGGCAAACCTGTTGTCTCCGTTGTTCCGCCTGGAGGACGCTCACACGCGTCTGTTGTTCGCGGTTCGAAGGTAGCGGGCGTTCCTGTCCACGAAATGCAAGGAGACAAGGCCTGGCTGAAAGTCATCGAATCGAACCGGCCCGCGCTCGTAGTGGTCACGACTGTCACGAGCAGTCTTGAACGGCTCGAGGACCACATCACTAAGGAAGTCATTCAATACGCGCACGCACTGGGCGCCAAGGTCTTCCTCGATGAAGCCTATGGCGCTCGGCTGCGCACAGTACTTCACGGCGGCCAATTGAGCCTGCAACTCGACGCAGACATCTCCGTGACGAACTGCGACAAGGCCGGCCTGTCAGGCCCCCGCGCGGGCGTTCTGGTTGGTCGCAAGGAGCTCGTGACGGCAGCGGCTGCCAAGGGTGCGGAATTTGGAATGGAAGCCCGCGCGCCGATTGCTGCGGCTGTGCTGCGTTCTCTCCAGAAGTACGAGCCTGACGACCTTAGGCAGGAGTCTGCCGCAGGCCAGAAGCTCGCCGATGCGCTCGAGCAGAAGATGGGTAAAGCACTGGTTCAGCGTAGCGACCTCGGTCCGATGGTCGATGAAGACTCGGTGCTGCGCGTCCTGCTCAAAATGTCGGGCCGACCAGACGTCAAACCGGTCGTTGTTCCCTGCGAGGCAACATCCGCTCTGGGCATGGTCCTGCTCGAAGACCACGGCATTCTGACCGTCAATACACACGGCCAGCCTGGGGCTCGAGTATCGCTTCGACTGAAACCGACGCTTGACGCGCTTGACCGCACGGGCGGATTTGACGCGGTGGTATCCGCCGTAATGAAGTCGCTCGACAAGGTGGCGGCTCTCATTCACGACCGCAACGCGATTGCACAACTCGTGTTGGGGAAGTGA
- a CDS encoding glutamate cyclase domain-containing protein, giving the protein MTASSFTPIDERLDSLVSLDLGGRGVEQLYAAARERQGGPLVGAAADALEAIPEKANVFVTTGSVSRAWISPAIGENDGPAGLAAVVRALSLAKKVLCITFVEETLIPTTSAILTSAGLTVLPYEQAKIARDDGSLAVVCVEPFPLDEASAKDVSIPLIEKYQPALFFSTERVGRNVDGIYCSMRGIDYGMGRARIDFLFDEAIARKIPTVAVGDGGNEIGMGVVSEAVQKYVKFGDKRPDGSAGIGAVTGADVLVTAACSNWGCYAIAGAFAARAGRPTLAHNPVLEAALLRRGVDVGLINSVANVIDGNVDGIPEATHLAVVQLISTIIAPAFK; this is encoded by the coding sequence ATGACAGCATCCAGTTTTACGCCAATCGACGAACGTCTCGATTCACTTGTGTCGCTCGACCTCGGCGGCCGTGGTGTCGAGCAACTCTATGCGGCAGCCCGGGAACGCCAGGGTGGTCCGCTCGTTGGTGCTGCGGCCGACGCTCTCGAGGCGATACCCGAAAAGGCTAACGTGTTCGTCACCACGGGGTCGGTCTCGCGCGCGTGGATTTCACCCGCTATTGGCGAGAACGACGGTCCGGCGGGACTTGCTGCAGTCGTGCGGGCACTGTCTCTTGCAAAGAAGGTGCTCTGCATCACTTTCGTTGAAGAAACGCTGATTCCAACCACTTCCGCCATTCTGACGAGTGCGGGGCTTACGGTACTTCCATACGAGCAGGCAAAAATCGCTCGCGACGATGGAAGCCTGGCCGTCGTGTGCGTCGAACCATTCCCGCTCGATGAAGCGAGTGCCAAAGATGTCTCGATACCGCTCATTGAAAAATATCAGCCGGCGCTATTCTTCTCGACGGAGCGCGTGGGGCGCAATGTCGATGGTATCTATTGCAGCATGCGAGGCATCGACTACGGGATGGGGCGTGCGCGAATCGACTTTCTGTTCGATGAAGCCATTGCCCGAAAGATTCCGACGGTCGCTGTTGGTGACGGCGGCAATGAGATCGGGATGGGCGTCGTTTCGGAAGCCGTCCAGAAGTACGTGAAATTCGGCGACAAGCGTCCTGATGGAAGCGCAGGTATTGGCGCTGTCACCGGCGCAGACGTGCTGGTGACAGCCGCTTGCTCCAACTGGGGATGCTATGCGATTGCCGGGGCGTTTGCAGCGCGGGCGGGAAGGCCTACGCTCGCGCACAATCCCGTCCTCGAAGCCGCACTTCTTCGACGAGGTGTCGACGTCGGCCTCATCAACTCAGTCGCCAACGTCATCGACGGCAATGTCGACGGCATTCCCGAAGCGACTCATCTGGCTGTAGTCCAGCTCATCTCGACCATCATCGCTCCTGCCTTCAAGTAG
- a CDS encoding DUF1697 domain-containing protein, which yields MSVYIALLRAVNVGGTGKLPMSELRSLCESAGFADVRTYIASGNVVFKSALSKTAVKAKLEQCLADYAGKPVGVLIRTGKEMAAVLAANPFKSAAPNRAVVIFLDGPPPADALASASGKHAEEMALGEHEIYVHYPDGIGASKLKIPAAKAGTARNINTVATLAEWAGA from the coding sequence ATGAGCGTCTATATTGCCCTGCTGCGCGCCGTGAACGTCGGCGGCACAGGCAAGCTCCCGATGTCGGAGCTGCGCAGCCTGTGCGAATCGGCAGGATTCGCCGACGTGCGCACGTATATCGCCAGCGGCAACGTGGTCTTCAAAAGCGCGCTGTCGAAGACGGCGGTCAAGGCCAAGCTCGAGCAGTGTCTCGCGGACTATGCGGGCAAGCCGGTCGGCGTGCTGATTCGCACCGGAAAGGAAATGGCCGCCGTTCTCGCCGCGAATCCGTTCAAGTCGGCGGCGCCGAACCGGGCGGTCGTCATCTTCCTCGATGGACCGCCGCCGGCCGATGCGTTAGCCAGTGCGAGCGGCAAGCACGCGGAGGAAATGGCGCTCGGCGAGCACGAGATTTATGTGCACTATCCGGACGGAATCGGGGCGTCGAAATTGAAAATCCCGGCCGCCAAGGCCGGGACCGCGCGCAACATCAACACCGTGGCGACGCTTGCGGAGTGGGCGGGCGCGTAG
- a CDS encoding efflux transporter outer membrane subunit, with the protein MNSNLAKALAAALAALSLAACAVPPAAHDTLSQTVHTVAPTAWDVAAPQDASNADQWWEQFGDPVMHQLVASVLKENLDVQAAVERVKQAQEVTAQRHAVLLPELDATGTASYERINTPPPLGYVKEGGFGLAASWTPDVFGGQRLSVLAAEAQTSGREEALNALRLALAANTAAAYIDLRWAQAELQILDDNEQIRARALKLTQERLHYGLSTQLDVARAQNQLSDLQAQIPRVRSNVEHQLSLIAVYSGRTPESVDSLLQGGAQPIPVPAQSVPQVLPSEALLRRPDVREAYALVEQRADEVGVSRAQRYPQFQLNLADGLLAASYLGLPTLTDNLFSAALNATSPIFNAGRITANIDESESKMRESQLALRQTMLQALKEVEDTRSDIVSSSDQVVRLGGALDASNQALRLSDELYRGGAANFLDVLTAQEAYLRDSESLNQAKREHALAAVALYRSLGGGWEAGQTGQARNNSAAG; encoded by the coding sequence ATGAATTCGAACCTTGCAAAAGCGCTTGCCGCGGCGCTCGCCGCTTTGAGTCTTGCCGCCTGCGCCGTGCCGCCGGCGGCCCACGACACGCTTTCCCAAACCGTCCACACGGTGGCGCCGACCGCGTGGGATGTCGCCGCGCCCCAGGACGCGTCGAATGCCGATCAATGGTGGGAGCAGTTCGGCGATCCTGTCATGCATCAGCTCGTCGCGTCCGTGCTCAAGGAGAACCTCGACGTGCAGGCGGCCGTGGAGCGCGTGAAGCAGGCGCAGGAAGTCACCGCGCAGCGTCATGCGGTGTTGCTGCCCGAACTGGACGCCACGGGGACCGCTTCGTATGAGCGCATCAACACGCCCCCGCCGCTCGGCTACGTCAAGGAAGGGGGCTTCGGCCTCGCGGCGAGCTGGACGCCGGACGTGTTCGGCGGCCAACGCCTCTCGGTCCTGGCGGCCGAGGCGCAAACGAGCGGCCGCGAGGAAGCGCTGAACGCGCTGCGGCTCGCGCTCGCGGCCAATACGGCAGCCGCGTATATCGATCTGCGCTGGGCGCAGGCCGAACTGCAGATCCTCGATGACAACGAGCAAATCCGCGCTCGCGCGCTCAAGCTGACGCAGGAGCGCTTGCACTATGGTCTGTCGACGCAGCTCGACGTCGCGCGGGCGCAGAACCAGTTGAGCGATTTGCAAGCGCAGATTCCGCGCGTGCGGTCCAATGTCGAGCATCAATTGAGCTTGATCGCGGTCTATTCGGGCCGCACGCCGGAGAGCGTCGACAGTCTGCTGCAGGGCGGCGCACAGCCGATCCCGGTGCCGGCGCAAAGCGTGCCGCAGGTGCTGCCTTCCGAGGCGCTGCTGCGCCGCCCCGACGTGCGTGAAGCCTATGCGCTCGTCGAGCAGCGTGCCGATGAAGTGGGCGTATCGCGCGCGCAGCGCTATCCGCAGTTTCAGTTGAATCTCGCGGATGGCTTGCTCGCGGCGTCGTATCTCGGCCTGCCCACGCTGACCGACAACCTGTTCAGCGCGGCGCTGAACGCAACGAGCCCGATCTTCAACGCCGGAAGGATCACCGCGAACATCGACGAAAGCGAGAGCAAGATGCGCGAGTCGCAACTCGCGTTGCGGCAGACGATGCTGCAAGCACTCAAGGAAGTCGAGGACACGCGCAGCGATATCGTGAGCAGCTCGGATCAAGTCGTTCGTCTGGGCGGCGCACTCGATGCGTCGAATCAGGCGCTGCGGCTTTCCGACGAACTCTATCGCGGCGGCGCGGCGAACTTTCTCGATGTCCTGACGGCGCAGGAAGCGTATCTCCGCGATTCGGAGTCGCTCAACCAGGCTAAGCGCGAGCATGCGCTCGCGGCGGTCGCGCTTTACCGCTCGCTGGGCGGCGGGTGGGAGGCAGGGCAGACAGGTCAGGCTCGAAATAACAGCGCAGCAGGCTGA
- a CDS encoding DHA2 family efflux MFS transporter permease subunit, with translation MTATQPAHVNPADLPTRTKVFAFTLMCLGFFMATLDIQIVASSLRDIGGGLSASQDELSWVQTSYLIAEILVIPMSGWLTRVFSTRWVFAVSAFGFTVTSMLCGLAWDINSMIIFRGLQGALGAAMIPTVFTTAFVLFPPKQRLIASTTISALATLAPTIGPVIGGWITSAWSWHWLFYLNLVPGLVVTVMVPRYVDFDRADISLLKKGDYLGIALMSGFLGCLEYLLEEGPRKNWFSDDVILACAWISAICGFLFLVHALTAKEPIVDLKALALRNFGIGSLLSFITGIGIFCTVFLTPQFLARVRGFDSFQIGMALLSVGCFQLLGLVAYSLLTRVLNMRVLLTIGLVLFGIGCYLYVPLTNQWGWEQLLIPQALRGLGQQFCIPPIVTMALGSLPPSRLKSASGLFNLMRNLGGAIGIAVASTMLNDRLNLHYERLDEHLNAGRPVVESILQTQTAHLAAVGGDALNAANAGLGELHALLVREALVLTFSDTFFALALCFVVALVSVIFMRPFSIHSAPPTDAH, from the coding sequence ATGACCGCGACGCAACCGGCGCACGTGAACCCGGCCGATCTGCCGACGCGCACCAAAGTCTTCGCGTTCACGCTGATGTGCCTCGGGTTCTTCATGGCGACGCTCGATATCCAGATCGTCGCGTCCTCGCTTCGCGACATCGGCGGGGGCTTGTCCGCGAGCCAGGACGAGCTGTCGTGGGTGCAGACCTCGTACCTGATCGCCGAGATCCTGGTGATCCCGATGTCCGGCTGGCTCACGCGCGTGTTCTCGACGCGCTGGGTCTTTGCCGTCTCGGCATTCGGCTTTACGGTGACGAGCATGCTGTGCGGCCTCGCCTGGGACATCAATTCGATGATCATCTTCCGCGGGCTGCAAGGCGCGCTCGGCGCGGCCATGATCCCGACCGTGTTCACAACGGCGTTCGTGCTGTTTCCGCCCAAGCAGCGCTTGATTGCGTCGACCACGATCAGCGCGCTCGCGACGCTCGCGCCCACGATCGGGCCCGTGATCGGCGGCTGGATCACGTCGGCATGGTCGTGGCATTGGCTGTTCTATTTGAATCTCGTGCCGGGTCTGGTGGTGACGGTCATGGTGCCGCGCTATGTCGACTTCGACCGGGCCGATATCTCGCTGCTGAAGAAAGGCGACTACCTCGGCATCGCACTGATGTCCGGCTTTCTGGGCTGCCTCGAGTACCTGCTCGAAGAAGGGCCGCGCAAGAACTGGTTCAGCGACGACGTGATTCTTGCCTGCGCGTGGATCTCGGCGATTTGCGGCTTTCTGTTCCTCGTTCACGCACTGACGGCCAAAGAGCCGATCGTCGATCTGAAGGCACTGGCTCTTCGCAACTTCGGCATCGGCAGCTTGCTTTCTTTCATCACCGGCATCGGCATTTTCTGCACGGTGTTTCTCACGCCGCAGTTTCTCGCGCGCGTGCGCGGCTTCGATTCGTTTCAGATCGGGATGGCGTTGCTGTCCGTCGGCTGCTTTCAACTGCTTGGGCTCGTCGCGTATTCGTTGCTGACGCGCGTGCTCAACATGCGCGTGCTGCTGACGATCGGACTCGTTCTGTTCGGCATCGGCTGCTATCTGTACGTGCCGCTCACGAACCAATGGGGCTGGGAGCAATTGCTGATTCCGCAGGCGCTGCGCGGCCTCGGCCAGCAGTTCTGCATTCCGCCGATCGTCACGATGGCGCTGGGTTCGCTGCCGCCGTCCCGGCTCAAGTCGGCGAGCGGCTTGTTCAATCTGATGCGCAATCTCGGCGGCGCCATCGGCATTGCGGTCGCGAGCACGATGCTCAACGACCGGCTGAACCTGCACTATGAGCGGCTCGACGAACACCTGAACGCAGGGCGGCCCGTCGTCGAATCGATTCTTCAAACGCAGACGGCGCATCTGGCCGCGGTAGGCGGCGACGCGCTCAATGCCGCGAACGCCGGGCTCGGCGAGCTGCATGCGCTATTGGTCCGCGAAGCGCTGGTCCTGACGTTTTCCGACACGTTTTTCGCGCTGGCGCTGTGTTTCGTGGTGGCGCTCGTGAGCGTGATTTTCATGCGCCCGTTCAGCATCCACAGCGCTCCGCCGACTGACGCCCATTGA